In the genome of Apodemus sylvaticus chromosome 2, mApoSyl1.1, whole genome shotgun sequence, one region contains:
- the LOC127678868 gene encoding N-acetyltransferase 8 has protein sequence MASFRIRQFQERDYKQVVDMFSRGMEEHIPTAFRHLLTLPRTLLLLAGVPLALVLVSGSWLLAVVCIFFLLLFLWFLSSKPWKNYVSYCLHTDMADITKSYLSARGSGFWVAESGGQVVGTVGARPVKDPPLGRKQLQLFRLSVSSQHRGQGIAKALVRTVLQFARDQGYTDVVLTTGLLQHGAVALYYSMGFQKTGESFMDFLTWLMDVSLIHFIYPLPSTQKCEL, from the coding sequence ATGGCTTCTTTTCGCATTCGTCAATTCCAGGAGAGGGACTACAAGCAGGTCGTGGATATGTTCTCCAGGGGCATGGAAGAGCACATCCCCACTGCCTTCCGACACTTGCTGACACTGCCCCGGACTCTCCTGCTCTTAGCTGGGGTGCCCCTTGCCCTGGTCCTGGTGTCTGGATCCTGGCTGCTGGCTGTTGTATGCATCTTCTTTCTGCTCCTATTCTTGTGGTTCCTTTCCAGCAAGCCCTGGAAGAATTATGTGTCCTACTGTTTACATACAGACATGGCTGACATCACCAAGTCCTACCTGAGTGCTCGTGGCTCGGGTTTCTGGGTGGCTGAGTCTGGGGGGCAGGTGGTGGGCACGGTGGGTGCTCGGCCAGTCAAGGACCCTCCATTAGGGAGGAAACAGCTGCAGCTCTTCCGCCTGTCTGTGTCCTCACAGCACCGAGGACAGGGGATAGCGAAAGCACTGGTCAGAACTGTCCTCCAGTTTGCACGGGACCAGGGCTACACTGATGTTGTCCTTACGACCGGCCTTTTGCAGCACGGTGCTGTGGCTCTCTACTACAGCATGGGTTTCCAGAAGACAGGCGAATCCTTCATGGACTTTCTCACATGGCTTATGGATGTTTCTCTAATTCATTTCATATACCCACTCCCTTCTACGCAGAAATGTGAGTTGTga